One window of Quercus robur chromosome 12, dhQueRobu3.1, whole genome shotgun sequence genomic DNA carries:
- the LOC126708729 gene encoding nodulin homeobox-like isoform X4 encodes MTLAMEEPSCSFAVEAIDLISAVKGLHGLSSLELHKLLRDSENFTIHYLNKKGSSIKIDMEKLASFLPLHLMAVLMSSDKDETLFRYLLSGIRLLHSLCDLAPRHAKLEQILLDDVKVTEQLLDLVFYLLIVLGGYKQETRNDSMPLMHSAMVACSLYLLTGCICSQWPDLAHVLLAHPKVDVFMDAAFGAVLVAIRFLDIKLSAQYPVSCMKSNLTAEQIVNYLCQQCEASLQFLQSLCQQKMFLERLLRNKELCEKGCVLFLARAILKLNVTPPFVESSRVVAAVSRLKAKVLSILLSLCESESLSYLDDVASSPGSLDLAKSVALEVFGLLKTELGRDPKHLASCSDRCYPMGFLQLNAMRLADIFSDDSNFHSYITIYFTKVLTAIFSLPHGDFVSSWCSSNLPVREDDSTLEYDSFAAAGWVLDKFSSLDQPNETNLEFTLIPNSIRQASYAHQRTSLFVKIIANLHCFNPNICEEQERNLFLHKFVECLKMDLSKSLPGFSFTSDAPKAASVCRNLRSLLSHAESLIPNFLNEEDVQLLRVFFNQLQSLITSADFEEKQVQEAQSPEGCSSPFLRKEPPNSNGQHGNLEKEMFKDSAFQEMDQFCIKSGHVEHGDDMITQDRREGKGISSTRASEGLREMDRDAQNIETSGSDTSSTRGKNAIDQMDNGEFLKSSEYVKESGSGGDTEDKQVETIQCEEKQQRKRKRTLMNDRQMNMIERALLDEPDMQRNAASVQSWAHKISLHGSKVTSAQLKNWLNNRKVRLARARAAKAVRAALEVENGLQDKHSSLRLANDSPESPGEDSYVPRDAFGDPQSILGASDGENSMIVQSNFIVVGRADFVQCKPGQCVMFVNVKGEEIGKGKVYQMHGEWYGWKLKERKTCVLDVYELKVEKGTILPHPSKSTGMSFEEAETKIGVVRVLWDLSKIFTIRPQ; translated from the exons GAAGCCATTGACTTAATTTCAGCAGTGAAGGGGTTGCATGGGCTTAGCTCCCTGGAACTTCATAAGTTATTGAGGGACTCCGAAAACTTCACTATTCACTACCTTAATAAAAAGGGGTCATCAATTAAG ATTGATATGGAGAAGCTTGCATCATTTCTTCCCTTACACCTTATGGCAGTGCTTATGTCATCTGACAAAGATGAAACCCTGTTCAGATACTTGTTATCCGGCATTCGTCTCTTACATTCATTGTGTGATTTAGCACCTCGACACGCTAAACTTGAGCAG ATTTTGCTAGATGATGTCAAGGTGACAGAGCAGCTGCTTGACCTGGTGTTTTATTTGCTAATTGTTCTTGGTGGTTATAAACAG GAAACCCGTAATGACTCCATGCCCCTTATGCATTCAGCAATGGTGGCATGCAGTCTATATCTATTAACAGGATGTATATGTTCACAATGGCCAGATCTTGCTCATGTATTGCTTGCACACCCTAAG GTTGACGTATTTATGGATGCTGCTTTTGGAGCAGTTCTTGTAGCCATTAGGTTTCTCGACATCAAGCTGTCAGCTCAATATCCTGTTTCATGCATGAAATCAAATCTGACTGCTGAACAAATAGTTAACTATCTCTGCCAGCAATGTGAGGCTTCTTTACAGTTTCTTCAATCATTGTGCCAACAAAAAATGTTTCTGGAGCGCCTACTCAGGAATAAG GAACTATGTGAAAAGGGTTGTGTTCTGTTTTTGGCGCGAGCCATCTTGAAGCTAAATGTCACACCACCTTTTGTAGAATCCTCTAGAGTTGTGGCTGCTGTATCTAGGCTGAAAGCTAAAGTCCTATCAATT CTGTTGAGTCTGTGTGAATCAGAAAGCCTCTCTTACTTGGATGACGTTGCTAGTTCACCAGGGAGCCTGGATTTGGCAAAATCTGTAGCTTTAGAG GTTTTTGGGTTATTGAAGACTGAGCTTGGTAGAGATCCCAAACATCTTGCTTCCTGCTCTGACAGATGTTACCCCATGGGTTTTTTACAACTCAATGCAATGCGCCTAGCTGACATCTTCTCAGATGATTCAAACTTTCATTCTTACATTACAATATACTTT aCAAAAGTTCTGACTGCAATATTTTCACTTCCTCATGGAGATTTCGTATCTAGTTGGTGTTCTTCTAACCTCCCAGTAAGGGAAGACGATTCTACTCTTGAGTATGATTCATTTGCAGCAGCTGGATGGGTTTTGGATAAATTTTCATCATTGGACCaaccaaatgaaacaaatttGGAATTTACTTTAATTCCCAATAGCATACGTCAGGCTTCCTATGCGCATCAGAGAACATCATTATTTGTCAAAATAATAGCAAATCTTCATTGTTTTAATCCCAACATCTGTGAAG AGCAGGAGCGGAACCTCTTCCTTCACAAGTTTGTAGAGTGCTTGAAAATGGATCTATCAAAATCATTGCCTGGTTTCTCCTTTACTTCTGATGCTCCAAAAGCTGCCAGTGTTTGCAGGAATCTGC GTTCATTGCTAAGTCATGCAGAATCTTTAATTCCTAATTTTTTGAACGAGGAAGATGTACAGCTTCTAAG GGTGTTCTTTAACCAATTACAATCATTAATTACTTCTGCTGACTTTGAGGAAAAACAAGTGCAG GAGGCTCAGAGTCCAGAGGGATGCTCATCACCTTTTCTGAGGAAAGAACCTCCAAATTCTAATGGCCAACATGGTAACTTAGAGAAGGAAATGTTCAAGGATTCTGCTTTTCAAGAAATGGACCAGTTTTGCATCAAAAGTGGACATGTGGAACATGGTGATGATATGATAACGCAAGATAGGAGGGAGGGTAAAGGTATATCCAGTACAAGAGCATCTGAAGGTTTGAGAGAAATGGACAGAGATGCTCAGAATATTGAAACAAGTGGTTCAGATACGAGTTCCACTAGAGGAAAGAATGCCATTGATCAAATGGACAATGGTGAGTTCCTGAAATCAAGTGAGTACGTAAAAGAAAGTGGATCTGGTGGAGATACAGAGGACAAACAAGTTGAAACCATTCAATGTGAAGAAAAGCAGCAAAGAAAACGGAAACGAACTTTAATGAATGATAGACAGATGAATATGATCGAGAGGGCTCTCTTAGATGAACCTGATATGCAGAGAAACGCAGCTTCCGTACAATCATGGGCTCATAAAATAAGTCTTCAT GGTTCAAAGGTTACATCTGCACAGCTAAAGAACTG GCTGAACAACCGGAAAGTCAGGCTAGCTCGTGCCCGTGCGGCTAAGGCTGTTCGTGCAGCACTAGAGGTTGAAAATGGTCTTCAAGACAAGCACAGTTCACTGAGACTAGCCAATGACTCACCTGAGAGTCCTGGTGAAGATTCTTATGTCCCAAGAGATGCTTTTGGAGATCCTCAAAGCATTCTGGGAGCTAGTGATGGTGAAAACTCTATGATTGTCCAGTCAAACTTTATTGTTGTTGGCCGCGCAGATTTTGTCCAGTGCAAGCCAGGTCAGTGTGTAATGTTTGTAAATGTGAAAGGAGAGGAGATTGGTAAGGGAAAGGTGTATCAGATGCATGGTGAATGGTATGGATGGAAGTTGAAGGAACGAAAGACATGCGTGCTGGATGTTTATGAGCTTAAGGTTGAGAAAGGGACTATTCTTCCTCACCCTTCTAAATCTACAGGCATGTCATTTGAAGAGGCTGAAACAAAGATAGGGGTAGTTAGAGTGTTGTGGGATTTAAGCAAAATATTCACTATCCGACCTCAGTGA
- the LOC126708729 gene encoding nodulin homeobox-like isoform X3 produces the protein MTLAMEEPSCSFAVEAIDLISAVKGLHGLSSLELHKLLRDSKNFTIHYLNKKGSSIKIDMEKLASFLPLHLMAVLMSSDKDETLFRYLLSGIRLLHSLCDLAPRHAKLEQILLDDVKVTEQLLDLVFYLLIVLGGYKQETRNDSMPLMHSAMVACSLYLLTGCICSQWPDLAHVLLAHPKVDVFMDAAFGAVLVAIRFLDIKLSAQYPVSCMKSNLTAEQIVNYLCQQCEASLQFLQSLCQQKMFLERLLRNKELCEKGCVLFLARAILKLNVTPPFVESSRVVAAVSRLKAKVLSILLSLCESESLSYLDDVASSPGSLDLAKSVALEVFGLLKTELGRDPKHLASCSDRCYPMGFLQLNAMRLADIFSDDSNFHSYITIYFTKVLTAIFSLPHGDFVSSWCSSNLPVREDDSTLEYDSFAAAGWVLDKFSSLDQPNETNLEFTLIPNSIRQASYAHQRTSLFVKIIANLHCFNPNICEEQERNLFLHKFVECLKMDLSKSLPGFSFTSDAPKAASVCRNLRSLLSHAESLIPNFLNEEDVQLLRVFFNQLQSLITSADFEEKQVQEAQSPEGCSSPFLRKEPPNSNGQHGNLEKEMFKDSAFQEMDQFCIKSGHVEHGDDMITQDRREGKGISSTRASEGLREMDRDAQNIETSGSDTSSTRGKNAIDQMDNGEFLKSSEYVKESGSGGDTEDKQVETIQCEEKQQRKRKRTLMNDRQMNMIERALLDEPDMQRNAASVQSWAHKISLHGSKVTSAQLKNWLNNRKVRLARARAAKAVRAALEVENGLQDKHSSLRLANDSPESPGEDSYVPRDAFGDPQSILGASDGENSMIVQSNFIVVGRADFVQCKPGQCVMFVNVKGEEIGKGKVYQMHGEWYGWKLKERKTCVLDVYELKVEKGTILPHPSKSTGMSFEEAETKIGVVRVLWDLSKIFTIRPQ, from the exons ATTGATATGGAGAAGCTTGCATCATTTCTTCCCTTACACCTTATGGCAGTGCTTATGTCATCTGACAAAGATGAAACCCTGTTCAGATACTTGTTATCCGGCATTCGTCTCTTACATTCATTGTGTGATTTAGCACCTCGACACGCTAAACTTGAGCAG ATTTTGCTAGATGATGTCAAGGTGACAGAGCAGCTGCTTGACCTGGTGTTTTATTTGCTAATTGTTCTTGGTGGTTATAAACAG GAAACCCGTAATGACTCCATGCCCCTTATGCATTCAGCAATGGTGGCATGCAGTCTATATCTATTAACAGGATGTATATGTTCACAATGGCCAGATCTTGCTCATGTATTGCTTGCACACCCTAAG GTTGACGTATTTATGGATGCTGCTTTTGGAGCAGTTCTTGTAGCCATTAGGTTTCTCGACATCAAGCTGTCAGCTCAATATCCTGTTTCATGCATGAAATCAAATCTGACTGCTGAACAAATAGTTAACTATCTCTGCCAGCAATGTGAGGCTTCTTTACAGTTTCTTCAATCATTGTGCCAACAAAAAATGTTTCTGGAGCGCCTACTCAGGAATAAG GAACTATGTGAAAAGGGTTGTGTTCTGTTTTTGGCGCGAGCCATCTTGAAGCTAAATGTCACACCACCTTTTGTAGAATCCTCTAGAGTTGTGGCTGCTGTATCTAGGCTGAAAGCTAAAGTCCTATCAATT CTGTTGAGTCTGTGTGAATCAGAAAGCCTCTCTTACTTGGATGACGTTGCTAGTTCACCAGGGAGCCTGGATTTGGCAAAATCTGTAGCTTTAGAG GTTTTTGGGTTATTGAAGACTGAGCTTGGTAGAGATCCCAAACATCTTGCTTCCTGCTCTGACAGATGTTACCCCATGGGTTTTTTACAACTCAATGCAATGCGCCTAGCTGACATCTTCTCAGATGATTCAAACTTTCATTCTTACATTACAATATACTTT aCAAAAGTTCTGACTGCAATATTTTCACTTCCTCATGGAGATTTCGTATCTAGTTGGTGTTCTTCTAACCTCCCAGTAAGGGAAGACGATTCTACTCTTGAGTATGATTCATTTGCAGCAGCTGGATGGGTTTTGGATAAATTTTCATCATTGGACCaaccaaatgaaacaaatttGGAATTTACTTTAATTCCCAATAGCATACGTCAGGCTTCCTATGCGCATCAGAGAACATCATTATTTGTCAAAATAATAGCAAATCTTCATTGTTTTAATCCCAACATCTGTGAAG AGCAGGAGCGGAACCTCTTCCTTCACAAGTTTGTAGAGTGCTTGAAAATGGATCTATCAAAATCATTGCCTGGTTTCTCCTTTACTTCTGATGCTCCAAAAGCTGCCAGTGTTTGCAGGAATCTGC GTTCATTGCTAAGTCATGCAGAATCTTTAATTCCTAATTTTTTGAACGAGGAAGATGTACAGCTTCTAAG GGTGTTCTTTAACCAATTACAATCATTAATTACTTCTGCTGACTTTGAGGAAAAACAAGTGCAG GAGGCTCAGAGTCCAGAGGGATGCTCATCACCTTTTCTGAGGAAAGAACCTCCAAATTCTAATGGCCAACATGGTAACTTAGAGAAGGAAATGTTCAAGGATTCTGCTTTTCAAGAAATGGACCAGTTTTGCATCAAAAGTGGACATGTGGAACATGGTGATGATATGATAACGCAAGATAGGAGGGAGGGTAAAGGTATATCCAGTACAAGAGCATCTGAAGGTTTGAGAGAAATGGACAGAGATGCTCAGAATATTGAAACAAGTGGTTCAGATACGAGTTCCACTAGAGGAAAGAATGCCATTGATCAAATGGACAATGGTGAGTTCCTGAAATCAAGTGAGTACGTAAAAGAAAGTGGATCTGGTGGAGATACAGAGGACAAACAAGTTGAAACCATTCAATGTGAAGAAAAGCAGCAAAGAAAACGGAAACGAACTTTAATGAATGATAGACAGATGAATATGATCGAGAGGGCTCTCTTAGATGAACCTGATATGCAGAGAAACGCAGCTTCCGTACAATCATGGGCTCATAAAATAAGTCTTCAT GGTTCAAAGGTTACATCTGCACAGCTAAAGAACTG GCTGAACAACCGGAAAGTCAGGCTAGCTCGTGCCCGTGCGGCTAAGGCTGTTCGTGCAGCACTAGAGGTTGAAAATGGTCTTCAAGACAAGCACAGTTCACTGAGACTAGCCAATGACTCACCTGAGAGTCCTGGTGAAGATTCTTATGTCCCAAGAGATGCTTTTGGAGATCCTCAAAGCATTCTGGGAGCTAGTGATGGTGAAAACTCTATGATTGTCCAGTCAAACTTTATTGTTGTTGGCCGCGCAGATTTTGTCCAGTGCAAGCCAGGTCAGTGTGTAATGTTTGTAAATGTGAAAGGAGAGGAGATTGGTAAGGGAAAGGTGTATCAGATGCATGGTGAATGGTATGGATGGAAGTTGAAGGAACGAAAGACATGCGTGCTGGATGTTTATGAGCTTAAGGTTGAGAAAGGGACTATTCTTCCTCACCCTTCTAAATCTACAGGCATGTCATTTGAAGAGGCTGAAACAAAGATAGGGGTAGTTAGAGTGTTGTGGGATTTAAGCAAAATATTCACTATCCGACCTCAGTGA
- the LOC126708729 gene encoding nodulin homeobox-like isoform X12 yields MEKLASFLPLHLMAVLMSSDKDETLFRYLLSGIRLLHSLCDLAPRHAKLEQILLDDVKVTEQLLDLVFYLLIVLGGYKQETRNDSMPLMHSAMVACSLYLLTGCICSQWPDLAHVLLAHPKVDVFMDAAFGAVLVAIRFLDIKLSAQYPVSCMKSNLTAEQIVNYLCQQCEASLQFLQSLCQQKMFLERLLRNKELCEKGCVLFLARAILKLNVTPPFVESSRVVAAVSRLKAKVLSILLSLCESESLSYLDDVASSPGSLDLAKSVALEVFGLLKTELGRDPKHLASCSDRCYPMGFLQLNAMRLADIFSDDSNFHSYITIYFTKVLTAIFSLPHGDFVSSWCSSNLPVREDDSTLEYDSFAAAGWVLDKFSSLDQPNETNLEFTLIPNSIRQASYAHQRTSLFVKIIANLHCFNPNICEEQERNLFLHKFVECLKMDLSKSLPGFSFTSDAPKAASVCRNLRSLLSHAESLIPNFLNEEDVQLLRVFFNQLQSLITSADFEEKQVQEAQSPEGCSSPFLRKEPPNSNGQHGNLEKEMFKDSAFQEMDQFCIKSGHVEHGDDMITQDRREGKGISSTRASEGLREMDRDAQNIETSGSDTSSTRGKNAIDQMDNGEFLKSSEYVKESGSGGDTEDKQVETIQCEEKQQRKRKRTLMNDRQMNMIERALLDEPDMQRNAASVQSWAHKISLHGSKVTSAQLKNWLNNRKVRLARARAAKAVRAALEVENGLQDKHSSLRLANDSPESPGEDSYVPRDAFGDPQSILGASDGENSMIVQSNFIVVGRADFVQCKPGQCVMFVNVKGEEIGKGKVYQMHGEWYGWKLKERKTCVLDVYELKVEKGTILPHPSKSTGMSFEEAETKIGVVRVLWDLSKIFTIRPQ; encoded by the exons ATGGAGAAGCTTGCATCATTTCTTCCCTTACACCTTATGGCAGTGCTTATGTCATCTGACAAAGATGAAACCCTGTTCAGATACTTGTTATCCGGCATTCGTCTCTTACATTCATTGTGTGATTTAGCACCTCGACACGCTAAACTTGAGCAG ATTTTGCTAGATGATGTCAAGGTGACAGAGCAGCTGCTTGACCTGGTGTTTTATTTGCTAATTGTTCTTGGTGGTTATAAACAG GAAACCCGTAATGACTCCATGCCCCTTATGCATTCAGCAATGGTGGCATGCAGTCTATATCTATTAACAGGATGTATATGTTCACAATGGCCAGATCTTGCTCATGTATTGCTTGCACACCCTAAG GTTGACGTATTTATGGATGCTGCTTTTGGAGCAGTTCTTGTAGCCATTAGGTTTCTCGACATCAAGCTGTCAGCTCAATATCCTGTTTCATGCATGAAATCAAATCTGACTGCTGAACAAATAGTTAACTATCTCTGCCAGCAATGTGAGGCTTCTTTACAGTTTCTTCAATCATTGTGCCAACAAAAAATGTTTCTGGAGCGCCTACTCAGGAATAAG GAACTATGTGAAAAGGGTTGTGTTCTGTTTTTGGCGCGAGCCATCTTGAAGCTAAATGTCACACCACCTTTTGTAGAATCCTCTAGAGTTGTGGCTGCTGTATCTAGGCTGAAAGCTAAAGTCCTATCAATT CTGTTGAGTCTGTGTGAATCAGAAAGCCTCTCTTACTTGGATGACGTTGCTAGTTCACCAGGGAGCCTGGATTTGGCAAAATCTGTAGCTTTAGAG GTTTTTGGGTTATTGAAGACTGAGCTTGGTAGAGATCCCAAACATCTTGCTTCCTGCTCTGACAGATGTTACCCCATGGGTTTTTTACAACTCAATGCAATGCGCCTAGCTGACATCTTCTCAGATGATTCAAACTTTCATTCTTACATTACAATATACTTT aCAAAAGTTCTGACTGCAATATTTTCACTTCCTCATGGAGATTTCGTATCTAGTTGGTGTTCTTCTAACCTCCCAGTAAGGGAAGACGATTCTACTCTTGAGTATGATTCATTTGCAGCAGCTGGATGGGTTTTGGATAAATTTTCATCATTGGACCaaccaaatgaaacaaatttGGAATTTACTTTAATTCCCAATAGCATACGTCAGGCTTCCTATGCGCATCAGAGAACATCATTATTTGTCAAAATAATAGCAAATCTTCATTGTTTTAATCCCAACATCTGTGAAG AGCAGGAGCGGAACCTCTTCCTTCACAAGTTTGTAGAGTGCTTGAAAATGGATCTATCAAAATCATTGCCTGGTTTCTCCTTTACTTCTGATGCTCCAAAAGCTGCCAGTGTTTGCAGGAATCTGC GTTCATTGCTAAGTCATGCAGAATCTTTAATTCCTAATTTTTTGAACGAGGAAGATGTACAGCTTCTAAG GGTGTTCTTTAACCAATTACAATCATTAATTACTTCTGCTGACTTTGAGGAAAAACAAGTGCAG GAGGCTCAGAGTCCAGAGGGATGCTCATCACCTTTTCTGAGGAAAGAACCTCCAAATTCTAATGGCCAACATGGTAACTTAGAGAAGGAAATGTTCAAGGATTCTGCTTTTCAAGAAATGGACCAGTTTTGCATCAAAAGTGGACATGTGGAACATGGTGATGATATGATAACGCAAGATAGGAGGGAGGGTAAAGGTATATCCAGTACAAGAGCATCTGAAGGTTTGAGAGAAATGGACAGAGATGCTCAGAATATTGAAACAAGTGGTTCAGATACGAGTTCCACTAGAGGAAAGAATGCCATTGATCAAATGGACAATGGTGAGTTCCTGAAATCAAGTGAGTACGTAAAAGAAAGTGGATCTGGTGGAGATACAGAGGACAAACAAGTTGAAACCATTCAATGTGAAGAAAAGCAGCAAAGAAAACGGAAACGAACTTTAATGAATGATAGACAGATGAATATGATCGAGAGGGCTCTCTTAGATGAACCTGATATGCAGAGAAACGCAGCTTCCGTACAATCATGGGCTCATAAAATAAGTCTTCAT GGTTCAAAGGTTACATCTGCACAGCTAAAGAACTG GCTGAACAACCGGAAAGTCAGGCTAGCTCGTGCCCGTGCGGCTAAGGCTGTTCGTGCAGCACTAGAGGTTGAAAATGGTCTTCAAGACAAGCACAGTTCACTGAGACTAGCCAATGACTCACCTGAGAGTCCTGGTGAAGATTCTTATGTCCCAAGAGATGCTTTTGGAGATCCTCAAAGCATTCTGGGAGCTAGTGATGGTGAAAACTCTATGATTGTCCAGTCAAACTTTATTGTTGTTGGCCGCGCAGATTTTGTCCAGTGCAAGCCAGGTCAGTGTGTAATGTTTGTAAATGTGAAAGGAGAGGAGATTGGTAAGGGAAAGGTGTATCAGATGCATGGTGAATGGTATGGATGGAAGTTGAAGGAACGAAAGACATGCGTGCTGGATGTTTATGAGCTTAAGGTTGAGAAAGGGACTATTCTTCCTCACCCTTCTAAATCTACAGGCATGTCATTTGAAGAGGCTGAAACAAAGATAGGGGTAGTTAGAGTGTTGTGGGATTTAAGCAAAATATTCACTATCCGACCTCAGTGA
- the LOC126708729 gene encoding nodulin homeobox-like isoform X7, whose product MTLAMEEPSCSFAVEAIDLISAVKGLHGLSSLELHKLLRDSKNFTIHYLNKKGSSIKILLDDVKVTEQLLDLVFYLLIVLGGYKQETRNDSMPLMHSAMVACSLYLLTGCICSQWPDLAHVLLAHPKVDVFMDAAFGAVLVAIRFLDIKLSAQYPVSCMKSNLTAEQIVNYLCQQCEASLQFLQSLCQQKMFLERLLRNKELCEKGCVLFLARAILKLNVTPPFVESSRVVAAVSRLKAKVLSILLSLCESESLSYLDDVASSPGSLDLAKSVALEVFGLLKTELGRDPKHLASCSDRCYPMGFLQLNAMRLADIFSDDSNFHSYITIYFTKVLTAIFSLPHGDFVSSWCSSNLPVREDDSTLEYDSFAAAGWVLDKFSSLDQPNETNLEFTLIPNSIRQASYAHQRTSLFVKIIANLHCFNPNICEEQERNLFLHKFVECLKMDLSKSLPGFSFTSDAPKAASVCRNLRSLLSHAESLIPNFLNEEDVQLLRVFFNQLQSLITSADFEEKQVQEAQSPEGCSSPFLRKEPPNSNGQHGNLEKEMFKDSAFQEMDQFCIKSGHVEHGDDMITQDRREGKGISSTRASEGLREMDRDAQNIETSGSDTSSTRGKNAIDQMDNGEFLKSSEYVKESGSGGDTEDKQVETIQCEEKQQRKRKRTLMNDRQMNMIERALLDEPDMQRNAASVQSWAHKISLHGSKVTSAQLKNWLNNRKVRLARARAAKAVRAALEVENGLQDKHSSLRLANDSPESPGEDSYVPRDAFGDPQSILGASDGENSMIVQSNFIVVGRADFVQCKPGQCVMFVNVKGEEIGKGKVYQMHGEWYGWKLKERKTCVLDVYELKVEKGTILPHPSKSTGMSFEEAETKIGVVRVLWDLSKIFTIRPQ is encoded by the exons ATTTTGCTAGATGATGTCAAGGTGACAGAGCAGCTGCTTGACCTGGTGTTTTATTTGCTAATTGTTCTTGGTGGTTATAAACAG GAAACCCGTAATGACTCCATGCCCCTTATGCATTCAGCAATGGTGGCATGCAGTCTATATCTATTAACAGGATGTATATGTTCACAATGGCCAGATCTTGCTCATGTATTGCTTGCACACCCTAAG GTTGACGTATTTATGGATGCTGCTTTTGGAGCAGTTCTTGTAGCCATTAGGTTTCTCGACATCAAGCTGTCAGCTCAATATCCTGTTTCATGCATGAAATCAAATCTGACTGCTGAACAAATAGTTAACTATCTCTGCCAGCAATGTGAGGCTTCTTTACAGTTTCTTCAATCATTGTGCCAACAAAAAATGTTTCTGGAGCGCCTACTCAGGAATAAG GAACTATGTGAAAAGGGTTGTGTTCTGTTTTTGGCGCGAGCCATCTTGAAGCTAAATGTCACACCACCTTTTGTAGAATCCTCTAGAGTTGTGGCTGCTGTATCTAGGCTGAAAGCTAAAGTCCTATCAATT CTGTTGAGTCTGTGTGAATCAGAAAGCCTCTCTTACTTGGATGACGTTGCTAGTTCACCAGGGAGCCTGGATTTGGCAAAATCTGTAGCTTTAGAG GTTTTTGGGTTATTGAAGACTGAGCTTGGTAGAGATCCCAAACATCTTGCTTCCTGCTCTGACAGATGTTACCCCATGGGTTTTTTACAACTCAATGCAATGCGCCTAGCTGACATCTTCTCAGATGATTCAAACTTTCATTCTTACATTACAATATACTTT aCAAAAGTTCTGACTGCAATATTTTCACTTCCTCATGGAGATTTCGTATCTAGTTGGTGTTCTTCTAACCTCCCAGTAAGGGAAGACGATTCTACTCTTGAGTATGATTCATTTGCAGCAGCTGGATGGGTTTTGGATAAATTTTCATCATTGGACCaaccaaatgaaacaaatttGGAATTTACTTTAATTCCCAATAGCATACGTCAGGCTTCCTATGCGCATCAGAGAACATCATTATTTGTCAAAATAATAGCAAATCTTCATTGTTTTAATCCCAACATCTGTGAAG AGCAGGAGCGGAACCTCTTCCTTCACAAGTTTGTAGAGTGCTTGAAAATGGATCTATCAAAATCATTGCCTGGTTTCTCCTTTACTTCTGATGCTCCAAAAGCTGCCAGTGTTTGCAGGAATCTGC GTTCATTGCTAAGTCATGCAGAATCTTTAATTCCTAATTTTTTGAACGAGGAAGATGTACAGCTTCTAAG GGTGTTCTTTAACCAATTACAATCATTAATTACTTCTGCTGACTTTGAGGAAAAACAAGTGCAG GAGGCTCAGAGTCCAGAGGGATGCTCATCACCTTTTCTGAGGAAAGAACCTCCAAATTCTAATGGCCAACATGGTAACTTAGAGAAGGAAATGTTCAAGGATTCTGCTTTTCAAGAAATGGACCAGTTTTGCATCAAAAGTGGACATGTGGAACATGGTGATGATATGATAACGCAAGATAGGAGGGAGGGTAAAGGTATATCCAGTACAAGAGCATCTGAAGGTTTGAGAGAAATGGACAGAGATGCTCAGAATATTGAAACAAGTGGTTCAGATACGAGTTCCACTAGAGGAAAGAATGCCATTGATCAAATGGACAATGGTGAGTTCCTGAAATCAAGTGAGTACGTAAAAGAAAGTGGATCTGGTGGAGATACAGAGGACAAACAAGTTGAAACCATTCAATGTGAAGAAAAGCAGCAAAGAAAACGGAAACGAACTTTAATGAATGATAGACAGATGAATATGATCGAGAGGGCTCTCTTAGATGAACCTGATATGCAGAGAAACGCAGCTTCCGTACAATCATGGGCTCATAAAATAAGTCTTCAT GGTTCAAAGGTTACATCTGCACAGCTAAAGAACTG GCTGAACAACCGGAAAGTCAGGCTAGCTCGTGCCCGTGCGGCTAAGGCTGTTCGTGCAGCACTAGAGGTTGAAAATGGTCTTCAAGACAAGCACAGTTCACTGAGACTAGCCAATGACTCACCTGAGAGTCCTGGTGAAGATTCTTATGTCCCAAGAGATGCTTTTGGAGATCCTCAAAGCATTCTGGGAGCTAGTGATGGTGAAAACTCTATGATTGTCCAGTCAAACTTTATTGTTGTTGGCCGCGCAGATTTTGTCCAGTGCAAGCCAGGTCAGTGTGTAATGTTTGTAAATGTGAAAGGAGAGGAGATTGGTAAGGGAAAGGTGTATCAGATGCATGGTGAATGGTATGGATGGAAGTTGAAGGAACGAAAGACATGCGTGCTGGATGTTTATGAGCTTAAGGTTGAGAAAGGGACTATTCTTCCTCACCCTTCTAAATCTACAGGCATGTCATTTGAAGAGGCTGAAACAAAGATAGGGGTAGTTAGAGTGTTGTGGGATTTAAGCAAAATATTCACTATCCGACCTCAGTGA